The proteins below come from a single Natrinema sp. SYSU A 869 genomic window:
- a CDS encoding transcription initiation factor IIB — MASPTRQRERDPETTEKTQEPERERVCDECDGGTLVKSEDQGELVCDQCGLIVEGTNIDHGPEWRAFNHSERQNKSRVGAPTTQTMHDKGLTTSIDWKNQDAYGRSISSDKRNQMRRLRKWQERIRTKDAGERNLQFALSETDRMASSLAIPRSVREVACVIYRRALDEDLIRGRSIEGVATSTLYAACRMEGIPRSLEEVAAVSRVERKEIGRTYRYVAQELNLEMEPVNPKKYVPRFCSELELSEEVQVKANEIIDTTTEKGLLSGKSPTGYAAAAIYAASLLCNEKKTQREVSDVAQVTEVTIRNRYQEQIEAMGIHE, encoded by the coding sequence ATGGCAAGCCCCACCCGTCAGCGCGAACGCGATCCTGAAACGACAGAAAAAACGCAGGAACCGGAGCGCGAGCGGGTGTGTGACGAGTGTGACGGTGGAACGCTCGTCAAAAGCGAAGATCAGGGCGAACTCGTCTGTGATCAGTGCGGGCTCATCGTCGAAGGAACCAACATCGACCACGGTCCTGAATGGCGCGCGTTCAACCACTCCGAGCGCCAGAACAAGTCCCGCGTCGGCGCGCCGACGACCCAGACGATGCACGACAAGGGCCTGACGACCTCCATCGACTGGAAGAATCAGGACGCCTACGGCCGGTCGATCTCCTCGGACAAACGCAATCAGATGCGTCGCCTGCGAAAGTGGCAAGAACGGATCCGCACCAAAGACGCCGGCGAACGGAACCTCCAGTTCGCCCTCTCCGAGACCGATCGGATGGCCTCCTCGCTCGCCATCCCCCGCTCGGTCCGCGAGGTCGCCTGCGTCATCTACCGGCGCGCGCTCGACGAAGACCTCATCCGCGGGCGCTCCATCGAGGGCGTTGCGACCAGTACACTCTACGCCGCCTGCCGCATGGAAGGCATCCCCCGATCGCTCGAGGAAGTCGCTGCCGTCTCCCGCGTCGAGCGCAAGGAGATCGGCCGCACCTATCGCTACGTCGCTCAGGAACTCAACCTCGAGATGGAGCCGGTCAATCCCAAGAAGTACGTGCCCCGGTTCTGCTCGGAACTCGAGCTCTCCGAAGAGGTCCAGGTAAAGGCGAACGAAATCATCGATACGACGACCGAGAAGGGGCTCCTCTCGGGCAAGTCGCCGACCGGCTACGCCGCGGCCGCAATCTACGCCGCGTCACTGCTCTGTAACGAGAAGAAGACCCAGCGCGAGGTGTCCGATGTCGCACAGGTGACCGAGGTAACGATCCGGAACCGGTATCAGGAACAGATCGAAGCGATGGGCATTCACGAGTAG
- a CDS encoding universal stress protein, with the protein MYETILLPTDGSDHAATVADHAIDVATTRDATLHVLSVVDDRAFLVLNDDRIEQVRDDLEETAHEAVDDAATRAADHGIETTTAVDTGNPAECIVDYAATADVNLIVMGTSGDEYERNVVGSVSQRVVREAPVPVTTIGPDV; encoded by the coding sequence ATGTACGAGACGATCCTGCTTCCGACGGACGGCAGCGACCACGCGGCGACCGTCGCGGACCACGCCATCGATGTCGCGACCACGCGAGACGCGACCCTCCACGTTCTCTCGGTCGTTGACGACCGTGCGTTCCTCGTCCTCAACGACGACCGCATCGAGCAGGTCCGTGACGACCTCGAGGAGACCGCCCACGAGGCGGTCGACGATGCGGCAACCCGTGCCGCCGACCACGGGATCGAGACGACGACAGCGGTCGACACCGGCAACCCCGCCGAGTGTATCGTCGACTACGCCGCGACTGCCGACGTCAACCTGATCGTCATGGGAACCAGTGGCGACGAGTACGAACGCAACGTCGTCGGCAGCGTCTCCCAGCGCGTCGTCCGCGAAGCCCCCGTTCCCGTCACCACCATCGGTCCTGACGTATGA
- a CDS encoding amphi-Trp domain-containing protein, with the protein MAQRTTADETLPREELAAYLQELATEFGSENEEVTIRVGNKNVSLNPPHNIDVSVETVERSSMLRGNRETVEIELSWKP; encoded by the coding sequence ATGGCCCAACGGACGACAGCCGATGAAACACTGCCACGAGAGGAACTCGCCGCGTACCTCCAAGAGCTCGCGACGGAGTTCGGGAGCGAGAATGAGGAGGTCACGATCCGGGTCGGGAACAAGAATGTATCGCTCAACCCGCCCCACAATATCGATGTCTCGGTCGAGACCGTCGAGCGATCCTCGATGCTCCGGGGGAATCGTGAGACAGTGGAAATCGAACTGAGCTGGAAACCCTAA
- a CDS encoding KaiC domain-containing protein: MIAVSDDDNDDWFERALENEADDKPTPPSTTADSAAPESDDGAELPESGADPRSDSESDSDASSDAAESIPDPADDSLFDEGFGSALQDVETPTTADERDDTDSAAGPEGFDDLDFVLEGSDKPDFDEEIDSDLPRLDLGIDGLDRMIQGGVPERSLIVAMGSAGTGKTTFGLQFLHHGLEQGERAVFITLEESRDQVINSATEKGYAFDEYVADGQLAVVDVDPIEMANSLASIRDELPALVAEFDASRLVLDSVSLLEMMYQDRAKRRNEIYDFSRSLKEAGVTALLTSEASEETPYASRYGIVEYLTDAVFILQYVRPDDFRETRLAIEIQKIRDANHSREKKPYEITGEGISVYQQANLF, translated from the coding sequence GTGATCGCCGTGAGTGATGACGACAACGACGACTGGTTCGAACGCGCTCTCGAGAACGAGGCCGACGACAAGCCGACGCCGCCATCCACGACGGCTGACTCGGCGGCTCCCGAGAGCGACGATGGGGCTGAATTGCCCGAGTCGGGCGCGGACCCTCGCTCCGATTCGGAGTCGGACTCCGACGCGTCGTCTGACGCTGCCGAGTCGATTCCCGATCCGGCAGACGACTCCCTGTTCGACGAGGGCTTCGGGTCGGCGTTACAGGACGTCGAAACGCCGACGACTGCCGATGAACGCGACGATACCGACTCGGCCGCCGGCCCCGAGGGGTTCGACGACCTCGATTTCGTACTCGAGGGCAGCGACAAGCCCGACTTCGACGAGGAGATCGACTCGGATCTCCCCCGACTCGATCTCGGCATCGACGGCCTCGATCGGATGATTCAGGGCGGCGTCCCCGAACGCTCACTGATCGTCGCAATGGGCAGCGCCGGGACCGGCAAGACAACTTTCGGGCTCCAGTTCCTCCACCACGGCCTCGAGCAGGGTGAACGCGCGGTGTTTATCACCCTAGAGGAGAGCCGCGACCAGGTCATCAACAGCGCGACCGAGAAGGGGTACGCGTTCGATGAGTACGTCGCCGACGGCCAGCTCGCCGTCGTCGATGTCGACCCTATCGAGATGGCCAACAGTCTGGCATCGATCCGCGACGAACTCCCCGCGCTCGTCGCGGAGTTCGACGCCTCGCGGCTCGTGTTGGATTCGGTCTCCCTGCTCGAGATGATGTATCAGGATCGGGCAAAACGCCGCAACGAAATATACGATTTCTCCCGGAGTCTGAAAGAGGCGGGCGTTACCGCACTGTTGACGAGTGAGGCTTCAGAGGAGACGCCCTACGCCTCACGGTACGGCATTGTCGAGTATCTCACGGATGCCGTCTTCATCCTGCAGTACGTCAGGCCCGATGACTTCCGCGAGACGCGGCTGGCGATCGAGATCCAGAAGATCCGCGACGCGAATCATTCTCGGGAGAAAAAACCATACGAGATCACGGGCGAGGGGATTTCCGTCTATCAGCAGGCGAATCTGTTTTGA
- a CDS encoding NAD(+)/NADH kinase, with the protein MDVAVGIVAQRDNERAQALAASLVDALEREGAGVVVDEATGGAVEADAVPVTAMAGRDLVVSIGGDGTLLFVAREVGSTPILGVNLGEVGFLNAVAPDDALGVVTELVAELDETGSVEERELARLQATGVEENWTLEPALNEVVVHGPRRGNGGGATVAIDVDGQRYTKSHADGVLVATPTGSTAYNLSEGGPLVHPSAETLVVAQMAATESMPPLVVEPETEITLTVSGTETAYAISDGRNRQRLEPPATVSIALATESVRLVGPQANFFDGLDKLE; encoded by the coding sequence ATGGACGTCGCCGTCGGAATCGTCGCCCAACGTGATAACGAGCGTGCACAGGCACTCGCCGCGAGCCTCGTCGACGCCCTCGAGCGCGAGGGAGCCGGCGTCGTCGTCGACGAAGCGACCGGCGGGGCGGTCGAGGCGGATGCCGTCCCCGTCACCGCGATGGCAGGCCGCGACCTCGTCGTGAGCATCGGCGGCGACGGGACGCTGTTGTTCGTCGCCCGCGAAGTCGGTTCGACGCCGATTCTAGGAGTCAATCTCGGCGAAGTCGGCTTTCTCAACGCCGTCGCGCCCGACGACGCGCTCGGCGTCGTCACTGAACTCGTGGCGGAACTCGATGAAACAGGGAGCGTCGAGGAACGCGAACTCGCACGACTGCAGGCGACCGGTGTCGAAGAAAACTGGACGCTTGAACCCGCTCTCAACGAGGTCGTCGTCCACGGACCGCGACGAGGGAACGGCGGCGGCGCGACCGTTGCGATCGACGTCGACGGGCAACGGTACACCAAGAGCCACGCGGACGGCGTCCTCGTGGCCACGCCGACGGGATCGACCGCGTACAATTTGAGCGAGGGCGGACCGCTGGTCCATCCGTCCGCCGAGACGCTCGTCGTCGCGCAGATGGCCGCGACCGAGTCGATGCCCCCGCTGGTCGTCGAACCAGAGACCGAGATCACCCTGACCGTCTCCGGAACCGAAACCGCCTACGCGATCAGCGACGGGCGGAACCGACAGCGCCTCGAGCCACCCGCCACGGTTTCGATCGCGCTCGCGACCGAGTCCGTCAGGCTGGTTGGCCCGCAGGCGAACTTCTTCGACGGCCTCGACAAGCTCGAGTGA
- a CDS encoding DsbA family oxidoreductase, whose product MADADTGSTPETTDRIEIYADYVCPFCYLGTRSLAQYREDRDEPLDVEWHPFDLRSGKRNPDGSIDHDVDDGKDEGYYEQAKQNVRRLQEEYDVEMAQEITTDVDSFDAQVASWYVKQEYPEQWEAFDEAIYTALWQDDRDIGDVDVLVDLASNIGLPTDEIRDAVADEGIRAELEDRFAEAQQTGVTGVPTFVSDGHVARGSVPPEHLERLVEGDS is encoded by the coding sequence ATGGCTGACGCTGACACCGGATCGACACCGGAAACGACCGACCGAATCGAGATCTACGCTGACTACGTCTGCCCGTTCTGTTATCTGGGAACACGCTCGCTCGCACAGTACCGCGAGGACCGCGACGAGCCACTCGACGTCGAGTGGCATCCCTTCGACCTTCGCAGCGGGAAGCGCAATCCCGACGGGTCGATCGATCACGACGTCGACGACGGCAAGGACGAGGGGTACTACGAGCAGGCGAAACAGAACGTTCGCCGACTCCAGGAGGAGTACGACGTCGAGATGGCCCAAGAGATCACGACCGATGTCGACTCCTTCGACGCACAGGTCGCGTCGTGGTACGTCAAGCAGGAGTATCCCGAGCAGTGGGAGGCGTTCGACGAGGCGATCTATACGGCGCTATGGCAGGACGACCGTGACATCGGCGATGTCGATGTGCTGGTCGATCTCGCGTCGAACATCGGCCTCCCGACGGACGAGATCCGCGATGCGGTCGCGGATGAGGGCATCCGTGCGGAACTCGAGGACCGATTCGCGGAGGCACAGCAGACGGGCGTCACCGGCGTCCCGACGTTCGTCTCGGACGGCCACGTCGCCCGCGGCTCGGTCCCACCGGAGCACTTAGAGCGGCTCGTCGAAGGCGACAGCTAG